The following are encoded together in the Bactrocera neohumeralis isolate Rockhampton chromosome 6, APGP_CSIRO_Bneo_wtdbg2-racon-allhic-juicebox.fasta_v2, whole genome shotgun sequence genome:
- the LOC126761142 gene encoding protein PDF produces MVKLICLVFTLIFCAVLFSSQALPTPDEERYMEKDYNRELLNWLNSIQYPQPYAAPCKYYPINSLTGPVPKRNSELINSLLSLPKSMNEAGK; encoded by the exons TGTCTTGTTTTCACTTTGATTTTCTGTGCAGTATTATTTTCATCTCAAGCGCTGCCCACTCCGGACGAGGAGCGTTACATGGAAAAAGAT TACAACCGCGAATTGTTGAATTGGCTCAACTCCATACAATATCCACAGCCTTATGCAGCCCCTTGCAAATATTATCCGATCAATAGTTTGACTGGACCTGTACCAAAAAGAAACTCGGAGTTAATCAATTCATTGCTTAGCCTGCCAAAAAGCATGAACGAGGCTGGAAAATAA